CCCTGAATCTTGCAAACTGTGGCTCAAAAGCCCAGCCAACCGTCCAGAAATAGTTCTCCATCAACCTGTCCCTGGAAAATGGAAGCCTTTGCGCGAGCccaagattgctccaccatctgaTCGATAGCCATAAGTTTGTGCTGAAGTTTGCTGGTTCATAAACGAGGGCAGAATGCACAAGACATGATTCAAGTAAAGCAAGCTTAAAATACCTCGACACTTCTCTGAGTTCCCTCTGATTTATGATCTGAACCCTGTTGAAGTCCAACTTAGCCAATTCAAGCAGGACAGGGTTCATCTTCGCTTCCCATTGGGATGCTTCTATGAACCACCTGGTCTGTAACCTCGGCATCCTCCAGTTCAATGGAAGCTCCAAGGCATGGGCTACGTGCTCCCTGAGATGAGGCTCAAGTGATCCCTCCATGAGGCTCTTGAGCTGCTTAGTTGTAAAGTTTATAGCTTCTTCCAGCACGTGCTCTGCTTCCTTTGCAAGATGGGAAGCCTCGTACAAGCTCACCAATCCTTCAGTATGGTGGCGAAGGCTGGCTTTCAAGTTGCCCTTCTCAACTATAAATCGGTTGAAGACACCTTCAGAACATCCACATAATTTGTGCATGTCAGATTGTGACACCATGATAGAGCAGAATAAACACAAAATTCCAATAGTATGTCAAGCTATTAACGTGGCATAATTGTATGACTAATTGGACATATTTCTAGTTGTCTCAGTTTTATGAAAGTAATTGTTCTAGCAATATATGAGGTGCATCAGCGACAATGCTGTATCAGTCGCTAAGAAAGGAGTAAAGCAGGATGGATATATAGCTTAATCACCTTCAGAAACATCAAACCCATGTTCTCTGAGAAGCCTGAACATAAGAGCCGTGGCATGAAGATTATCCTTCAGCAACATGTTCACCTCTTCCATGGAACGGTATATTGTCCATAAAGCATCCTTAATATCCTCCTTAAAGTGATACGCCACCCCAAGCTGCTGCAGGTGATCGATCAGTTGAAGCTGGTCCTCAATTCCCTTCTTCATGTAGATCAGTTGTTTCACGTCCTCTGTCAGTTTTCCCATCCTTGTTGCGTTATCCTCCTCCACCTAATGAAAGCTAGTCAGTAACCAGTGCgaactatagataaaactcaAGTTTACCGATTGCATGCATGCCGACCTTGGTGTCATTTCCTAGCGATTGGATGTATTCGTCACTCCACGAACTTGGCTGGTAATTagccgatcgccgaggaggagtctGCGCAGCACACCGGATATGTGGTCGGAAGCATGGACGTGGTGAAGCCTTGGACGGCGACGTCCACCGATGGGCACCGATGAGACTGCAGAAGGACGGAGCAGAAGCGCAGAAAGCCATTTGGCTCGGTGGACAACACTGAGCAGAAGACGGAGAATCTTGTGGGCTTTGTACTGGCAGTGTCGCGATGGGCGTATTACGGACGGCTTCATTTATATCCACACAAGTTCCACATCCTCGTGTTCCATGCAAATGTATATTTGCTGTCAGCGTCTTCAAACTCGTTCACTTCCGCACCACGTTTATGATATGATACGTGGATAAATTAAATtagaaaatggtattaaaacgatAAAAAGAATTTAATTTGGATTTCGTAATTAATTTGTGTTAAAGAGTTTTTCTTGGATTATATAAAGTCATGATTTGTATCCCTTCGAGTATATGTGTTGTGAAAACAATTGAGTTGTATAAGTTTTAGGAAATACATCAAGAAACCCTTCTTTCCTTGTCCAAATTAACTTGTTCTAATCTCTCCACTTCTTTCTTCAATTGATATTGGAGAGCCAAGTAAACTCATGACTTCCTAGAGtgcattttcaatataaatttccttGTTGATGAAGGAAAACTATAATTTATGGTGCATACAAATTAAGGCACTTCTAGGCACTCTTGATGTGTGGAAGCTTGTACGAGATGGTTTTATTAAACTTAGTATGGAGGAAAAAATACAAATGGATAAAGAAGCAACAAAACAACTCAAATATCAAAGAAAACAGAAGAATGCCTTATTCACAATATACTAAGTCCTTAGCAAAATGAAGTTTGAGATTATTGCTTCCTCAAAGATATCAAAGGAGGCATGGAACACTTTACAAAAAAACCTTTGGTGGTATGGACAAGGTGAACAAGATCCACCTGCCAACTTTAAACTTTTAAGAGCTGACTTtgaaaaactacaataatgcaccTCTAAGTCCATTTCCAAGTACTTCTAtaatatcatttatattattcaccaaatgagaaaaaatggTGAACAAATTAATGACCAAAGAGTAATAGAGAAATATTTAAGATCTTTGAGATCCGaagtttgattttattattatggtAATTGAAGAATTCAAATAGTGAAAACAATTATTTTTGGAACATCTAATGAGTTCTCTTAAagtatatgaacaaatgcttataAGAAGATAAGTCATTAGAGCAAGCTCTATAAACTAAACTTGCTCTTGAGAACTAAGGTCTTAATGAAGTAGAGGTCGTGGATAACAACGAGGAGGAAGAGATCAACCTACTCAAGAAGTATAAAACAACCAAAATGAAGGAGACAATATAAGCCCAAGAGATCAAGGCCAAGGTCATGGATGAGGTAAATATGGGATGTACGACAAATCTCAAATTCAACGctatattagtaagaagtttaaccACTATACTACAAAATGTTATCATAATCCCAACTCTCAAATTCAATGTTATGTTTGCAATAAGTTTGGCCACTATACTACATATTgctattataatcctaacaatggAAGCCATAATGCAAATTTTACAAATACAAAAGAAACGAATGATACTCCTATTATACTAATAGCTAATGCTGATTTAAAATATAGTCAATCTATGATATGGTATTTAGACAAAAGTGCTTTCAATCACATGAGCAGTCACATGGAACTCTTTGCTAAAATTAATATGAATTATTCTGCCAACATTACAGTttataattgatcacaaaaatcaataagagaaaagataatatttttcttgagCTTAGCAATTGAAAGCAAGTATGCATTTTAGATATTCACTAtattcctgatatgaaaaataatattttaaacttaCGTCAATCGCTTGAAAAAGGATATTATAATAAAACAGTATATCTTTCTATTCATGATAAGAACAAGCCTTTAATCACTCATGATGTTGTTTCTACTaaaccattttttttttatcttctatatgtatgtatatatatatatatatatatatatatatatatatatatatatatatatatatatatatatatatatatatatatatatatatatatatatatatatatatatatatatatatatatatatatatatatatatatatatatatatatatatatatatatataatggagatAAGTTCATATATATAACTAGAGCAACAATTATGTCCAAGACGATGCTCGATGAGTTGGCATGTCGTATAAATGCCCAGCTTTCTTCAATTTTGTTTCTATCTGCTCCTTTCCTCTGATCGTTAACACCAGACATTTACAAGTGCGGCAAGTGATGTCACTCAAAGTAGTTCAATCGTGGAGTTGATTTGATCAACTTGGCCCGTGTCAACAATTCAGCCGCAACTCTCACGTTCGGATTAATAAGTGACAacaatttggttcagttagacaACTGAATTTATATTTTACGactaaatttaatttatattgttTGGGGTCCAATTTGACCGAATCCGTTGGgtcgaaaaaagaaaagaagataaataaatacgaaaacgaCCCATCCTATTACTGCATAGGAGAACATTTATGCCACGCTAATAACGTACCAATTCACAGTTATAATTTGCATCTTGAAAGCTTTTGTTTCCTAACACAATGTGGACATCCAATGTAGCAGTCTAAATATAAATATCTTGATGCCAGATGACATTAAACCTAATCCCGTGATAAGGATGGGGTTTCCTGGCTAACAGTACCGTCAGCGTCATCTGGTTCGCTAAATAAATGTGTAGGGTCATGCGTTGATAGCAGCCTTTAAGGTTCGTGATGCGTCTGGGCGACACCTTGCGCTCGTTCTTATCTTTCCACGATAAAGTTGATATGATGCTACAACGACTTCCCGCCTCTTTCCTGGCGGACACGCACGGAGATGTACGAAATAGttggagagagcgagagagagagagttacgcCTCATCATTATGATCATGTGCTATAGATGACTAGATTTTACTGTTATCACATAATATGATATGGCATATTTTGACCGTTACGTCAAGTTAGAATCCGATATTATTCGGTAGGTTAAGTCTCAGGAATCCCAAGATAcgtcaagtcagaatccgtactaagacattgttcggcatgtcacGTCTCGGGAATcccaagacacgccaagtcagaatccatactaaggcactgctcggcacGTCCACCACGCCAACCCACATACAGTAATATAAAGATATATGGTCGGCATCTAGCCGGGGGGAAGAAAAGGTGAcaaaatcaattgatcactcgACTAACTTGCTCGTTGGAGGGGTCTCGTCGGGAATCACCCGATAGGGGCCATTTTTGTAAGGAAAACGAGGCCACCTCACAAAGATGAGCTGGGTCTCATCCACAGGCTCGCCAGATCGGTTCTCGACCTGCAGCTCGCCGACCCAGCTCTTGCCCAAgccgctccagatcgattcctgACCTGTGCCTCACCGGCCCAACTTTGGCCCGAGTCGCTCCACATCGGCTTCCGACCTACAGCTCGCCGGCCTAGCTTTTGCCCGAGTCACTCTAAATCGGCTCCCGACCTACGGCTTGCCGGCTCAGCTCtcacccgagtcgctccagatcggttcctgaccTGCGGCTCGCCAGACCATCTCTTGCCCGAgccgctccagatcgattcccgacctaCGGCACGCCGGCCCAACTTTTGCCCAAGTCGCTCTAGATTGGTTCCCGACCTGCGGCTCGCCAGCCCAGCTCTTGCCCAAGccgctctagatcggttcccgacctgtgcCTTGCCAGCCCagttcctgcccgggtcgctttAGTTCGCTCCCGACTTTCGATTCGAAGCCGAGCTTatcactcggtccccaggttcgATTCGGAGATGAGCTTATTCACTTGGTTCTCAGGttcaattcagagccgagcttACTTACTCGGTCCCTAGGTTCGATTCAAAGCCGAGCTTAttcactcggtccccaggttcaattcggagccgagcttattcactcggtccccaagttcaattcggagctgagcttactcactcggtccttAGGTTtgattcggagccgagcttactcactcgatCCCTAGGTTCAATTCAGAgacgagcttactcactcggtccccaggttcgATTCAGAGCTGAGCTTACTGACTCGATCCCTAGGTTCGATTtagagccgagcttactcactcagTCCCTATGTTCatttcctgcccgggtcgctctagatcgctcccgacttgcgatCCGCCGACACTGAAACTGGAGCCCGAGCTCGGTCACTCGACCCACAGGCCCAATCCAGTGTCCGAGCcatgcatctcggccaatccaatgcccgagtcgcatcttggtcaatccaacgcccgagtcgcatctcggccaaatctaaCGTCCGAGCCACGTACATCGGCCATCCAACACCCGAACCATGCATCTCGGCTGATCTAACACTCGAGTAGCATCTCGGCTAGTCCAAACACCCGAACCACACATCTTGGTCGATCCAACGCTTGAGCCACACCTCGCGGCCAATcttatgcccgagtcacatctcggtcgATCCAGCGCCCGAATCACCGACCTAGTCCGTTAATCTAAGTCGCTCCACATCGACCCCCGACTTGCTGCCCGTCAAGTCTCTAAACTGAGCCACCCCGGTTCGCTAGCCGACTTGCAAACTCGGCAGTCGTAACTCCGAGTTGTGCCAAACCTATTATCCGACCTATGACATGTTGGTTTCGCCTCGTTGGTTTTGCCACGTCGGTTTTGACATGTCATTTTCGCCCCATCGGTTTTGCCATGTTAGTTTCGACACGTCGATGTCGCCTCGTCGGTTTTGCCTCATCAGGCCCCTGCCTCCTGATCAGCAAAGTCAATCCTGCCCGAAGCACGGGGCGTTGCCCCTCTAAATCGTCCTGCAACGAGTTAATCCAACTTCCCCTCGTGAGCGATCAGCCTCACTCTGACCCAGGCATGCTGCCCGACCCTTTAAGGACCCCACGACACGCCTTggaggggggtggggtggggtgggtgGAGAAGTGAAACGACATCTTTTGGCCCCCAAGACATGTCAAGTCAaaatccgtactaaggcactgctcggcacGTCCACCACGTCAACCCGCGTATGACCGACCcacgtacagtaatataaagacctctgGCCGACA
The DNA window shown above is from Musa acuminata AAA Group cultivar baxijiao chromosome BXJ2-4, Cavendish_Baxijiao_AAA, whole genome shotgun sequence and carries:
- the LOC135608957 gene encoding monoterpene synthase 8, chloroplastic-like, with amino-acid sequence MAFCASAPSFCSLIGAHRWTSPSKASPRPCFRPHIRCAAQTPPRRSANYQPSSWSDEYIQSLGNDTKVEEDNATRMGKLTEDVKQLIYMKKGIEDQLQLIDHLQQLGVAYHFKEDIKDALWTIYRSMEEVNMLLKDNLHATALMFRLLREHGFDVSEGVFNRFIVEKGNLKASLRHHTEGLVSLYEASHLAKEAEHVLEEAINFTTKQLKSLMEGSLEPHLREHVAHALELPLNWRMPRLQTRWFIEASQWEAKMNPVLLELAKLDFNRVQIINQRELREVSRWWSNLGLAQRLPFSRDRLMENYFWTVGWAFEPQFARFREAQTRAICLITIIDDVYDVYGTMDELELFTDAVDRWDVNAMDKFPEYMKICFLALFNTTNVTAYNVMKEKGLDIIPHLKKAWADLCKAYMVEARWYHQGYTPNLEEYLGNALVSISGPLILTLACCTSDDSTQEALDDFQSCPEIARWASMVFRLCDDLGTSTDELERGDVSKSIQCYMHETGVSEDATRGHIRGLIKGNWRAINGNRSFTSPFEENLKMMAINIARMAQCIYQYGDGYGKPDGVIEDRIRSLLIEPILM